From a single Rhinolophus ferrumequinum isolate MPI-CBG mRhiFer1 chromosome 15, mRhiFer1_v1.p, whole genome shotgun sequence genomic region:
- the POLR1G gene encoding DNA-directed RNA polymerase I subunit RPA34: MAGAHSSGAARFSCPPNFTATSPASEPTRFSLEALTGPDKELWLIQAPIDFTPDCLNGRFIPLSGSQTVKGKLAGKRHRYRVLSSSRPQAGEATLLAPSAEAGGGLTCAPVAQGSLRILEGLQEFLSGTPLQPIPASPPPQIPPGLRPRFCAFGGSPPVTGPGSALALRSPASGKRKKKRHKSEASVPQEAVNGHGTLEVDTALGPPEMDVGKKKKKKQPKELEVMELVATEPLAEVLEPLGLLFPSTKKKKKKPKDTEMVERETGMLEQEEPMELELMVKTEPLEETVISPTKKRKRQKGTEGTEPVEGMRFESQLQMKPQEEAMPSLKKKKEKGYKVLMEPGIEAIGPEMTPLELQGEKMEPELPHEVELQAKAALTSTKKTRKKEKRPDVMMEPKTTVLESQEEAMVPALAGDLEPQAALASTKKKKKKEARGRKATESGTELTDPQGEMIEPELPDEGEPKARTDPTSTKKRKKQGQESRVPEMASQETIPELPLNQESGGVAPTGREKKRKKKLQQDPA; encoded by the exons ATGGCTGGGGCCCACTCCAGCG GTGCTGCTCGGTTCTCTTGTCCCCCCAACTTTACCGCGACGTCCCCAGCCTCAGAGCCCACTCGTTTCTCCTTGGAGGCATTGACGGGCCCAGATAAGGAACTGTGGCTTATCCAGGCGCCTATAGACTTCACCCCAGACTG CCTCAATGGCCGGTTCATACCTCTCTCTGGCTCCCAGACTGTGAAGGGCAAGTTGGCAGGCAAACGGCACCGCTACCGGGTCCTTAGCAGCAGCAGACCCCAGGCTGGAGAAGCGACCCTGCTGGCTCCCTCAGCAGAGGCAGGAGGTGGACTCACCTGTGCCCCAGTCGCCCAGGGCAGCCTAAGGATCTTAGAGGGTCTCCAAGAATTCTTATCAGGGACCCCGCTGCAGCCCATTCCAGcaagccccccaccccagatCCCCCCTGGCCTGAGGCCTCGTTTCTGTGCCTTTGGAGGCAGCCCACCAGTAACAGGACCTGGGTCAGCCTTGGCACTGAGGTCACCAGCCTccggaaagaggaaaaagaagaggcaTAAGTCTGAGGCCTCTGTTCCTCAGGAGGCAGTGAATGGGCATGGGACCCTGGAGGTGGACACAGCTTTGGGGCCCCCTGAGATGGAtgtgggaaagaagaagaaaaaaaagcaaccaaaagAACTGGAGGTGATGGAGCTGGTGGCAACAGAGCCCCTGGCCGAGGTGTTGGAACCTCTGGGACTGCTGTTCCCATCcaccaagaagaagaaaaagaagcccaAAGATACAGAAATGGTCGAGCGAGAAACAGGGATGCTGGAGCAAGAAGAGCCCATGGAGCTGGAACTCATGGTTAAAACTGAGCCTCTGGAAGAGACAGTCATATCCCCCaccaagaagaggaagagacagaagggGACAGAAGGGACTGAGCCAGTGGAGGGGATGAGATTCGAGTCTCAGCTGCAGATGAAACCACAAGAGGAAGCCATGCCgtccttaaagaagaaaaaagaaaaggggtaCAAAGTGCTGATGGAGCCAGGGATTGAGGCTATAGGGCCAGAGATGACACCTCTGGAGCTCCAAGGGGAGAAGATGGAGCCTGAACTGCCACATGAAGTTGAGCTTCAGGCCAAGGCAGCTCTGACATCCACCAAAAAGacgaggaagaaagaaaaacggCCAGATGTGATGATGGAGCCAAAGACAACAGTGCTGGAGTCGCAAGAAGAGGCCATGGTGCCTGCACTGGCAGGTGACCTTGAGCCTCAGGCAGCTCTAGCATCcaccaagaagaagaagaagaaggaagcaagAGGGCGTAAAGCGACAGAGTCAGGGACTGAGCTGACTGACCCACAAGGGGAGATGATAGAGCCTGAACTGCCAGATGAGGGTGAGCCCAAGGCCAGGACAGATCCGACATCCaccaagaagaggaagaagcagggcCAGGAAAGCAGGGTACCAGAGATGGCATCCCAGGAGACGATACCAGAGCTGCCACTGAATCAAGAGTCTGGAGGGGTGGCTCCCACTGGAcgggagaagaagaggaagaagaagctgCAGCAGGATCCTGCATAA